A single window of Gossypium arboreum isolate Shixiya-1 chromosome 13, ASM2569848v2, whole genome shotgun sequence DNA harbors:
- the LOC108462430 gene encoding uncharacterized protein LOC108462430, producing the protein MCYYECEAWQMEGEDGEVVMQVEEDSSLCPVFSIEIFANIVSDHGTIIQQLLLPQDQLTQASSTSWSAISSKLSQMEIPFSLHARVMLKIIECARSAKKETQNKKRKNIPIIVTLGPAAATPSEDEAVDKRKGSLTKVKVEEGKFTVVQCVICLEEILDGFKVTQMPCSHLYHLHCILSWLEKSNLCPLCRFQMPT; encoded by the coding sequence ATGTGTTACTATGAATGTGAGGCATGGCAGATGGAGGGTGAAGATGGTGAAGTGGTGATGCAAGTAGAAGAAGATTCGTCGCTGTGTCCTGTGTTTTCTATTGAAATCTTCGCTAACATTGTATCTGACCATGGAACCATCATTCAACAGCTATTGCTGCCACAGGATCAGTTAACGCAGGCCAGCAGCACATCGTGGTCGGCTATATCTAGCAAGCTTTCGCAAATGGAAATACCCTTTAGCCTTCATGCCAGGGTGATGCTAAAGATCATAGAATGTGCTCGTTCCGCCAAGAAGGAAACACAGAACAAGAAGCGCAAGAACATCCCAATTATCGTCACTCTGGGTCCTGCTGCTGCAACACCATCAGAGGACGAAGCCGTCGATAAGCGCAAGGGATCACTGACGAAGGTTAAAGTTGAAGAAGGCAAGTTTACCGTAGTGCAGTGCGTGATTTGTTTGGAAGAGATTTTGGATGGGTTTAAAGTTACTCAAATGCCTTGCTCTCATTTATATCATCTACATTGCATCTTAAGCTGGTTGGAGAAGAGTAATCTTTGTCCACTTTGTCGATTTCAGATGCCTACTTGA